The nucleotide sequence CCGGCATGCTGTACGCCGATCCCGACGAACACACGGGTGCTGACGCGGCTGGCAGAGCCGCTCAGCCGCAGGTCGATCTCGGGTGTGCCCAGCAGCAGCTCATCATCGCGCTCGGCGACATACACCGGCACAAAACGTGGCCGGCCACCGCCACCGTTCGGGCGCAGCTGGCGCAGGTCACGGCCGGGCCAGAAACCGCGGAAGATATCCGAGCCGACATCGAACGGCACCATCAGCCATTCAAACAGGCCGGCGAAAGGAATGTTGACCGCGCCACTGCTGAGCGGGAAGGCGTCCGTTTGTGTCGGCAGGCCACCCAGCTGCATGCCGGTGTCGTAGTCCAGGGCGGCACAGAAAGCGGGTACGGTGGTATCCCCGTCGCGCAGTTTTTCGTCCCACCAGCTCACGATCATGTCCACCAGCGGGCGTTCTTCGCCGTTGCAGGTGAGGGTGTCTTCGGTATTGAACAACGGCTTGCCGGACCAGCGTTGCGTCGGCCAGGGCAGGATATGCCCGCCCTGTATCGCCAGCAGCCGCGCCTCACGACCGCCGGCTTCGAAACAGGCCTGATTGGCCTGCGCATGTTCAATGCCGAACAGTGAATCGCGGAATCCCTGGATCAACAGCGCATCGGCCTGCGGATACTGGCCCTGCTCACAGAAGCTCACCGGGCTGTGGGCGCGCAGCATACGCCGTGCGTCCGGCGCCAGAGTGCCACCGAAAGCACTGCGGAACGGTTTTTTCACCGCCATGCCGAAATCGAAACCACTGGAAAAGGTGCCAAGGGTAAACAGGTGCGCGCCCCACTGGCTGCGCACATGGTCGTGGGGTGCGAAGCCATCGGCGAGGTCATACCAGGTGGCGATCGGCACCAGTGCGGCAAGCCGGTCGTCACGGATACTGCCGAGAATCTGCGCGCCGCCGCCGTAGGATTCGCCGATCATCCCCAGCGCCGGACGGCCGTCCGCGAGGGTGCGAATGGCGGGCAGGTGCGCCAGCGTCCAGTCGATCACGCTGCTGACATCGCGCACTTCATGATCCGGGCTCATCATGTGCACCTTGCCGTCACTGCCGCCGAAACCGCGCTGGTCGTAGAACACCACCCAGTAACCCTGGCGCCAGGCGGCGATGGCCGCCTGGCCGGTGAGCATGGTCTTGCCGTAGATCGAAAACGGCCGTTTGGCGCGGAAGCCGCCGAAGCCGTGGGTGGCAATGATCACC is from Isoalcanivorax pacificus W11-5 and encodes:
- a CDS encoding alpha/beta hydrolase, whose protein sequence is MRYALALLVVMLLGGCATTLPSVPPGPVSQPLEAHRYQVEIPTHDGLMLTATVYQPALASGDTAPVIIATHGFGGFRAKRPFSIYGKTMLTGQAAIAAWRQGYWVVFYDQRGFGGSDGKVHMMSPDHEVRDVSSVIDWTLAHLPAIRTLADGRPALGMIGESYGGGAQILGSIRDDRLAALVPIATWYDLADGFAPHDHVRSQWGAHLFTLGTFSSGFDFGMAVKKPFRSAFGGTLAPDARRMLRAHSPVSFCEQGQYPQADALLIQGFRDSLFGIEHAQANQACFEAGGREARLLAIQGGHILPWPTQRWSGKPLFNTEDTLTCNGEERPLVDMIVSWWDEKLRDGDTTVPAFCAALDYDTGMQLGGLPTQTDAFPLSSGAVNIPFAGLFEWLMVPFDVGSDIFRGFWPGRDLRQLRPNGGGGRPRFVPVYVAERDDELLLGTPEIDLRLSGSASRVSTRVFVGIGVQHAGKRRVQVASEQLTPLPAKGLYRESLPPVSVPLKAGDRVGLVVYGYSWQYAFNPSFWWSRAQLEGALRLPLQEGLEELPLPALSAATE